A DNA window from Vagococcus penaei contains the following coding sequences:
- the fliM gene encoding flagellar motor switch protein FliM: MKQVLSQQEIDSLLNAIDSGELDNDELLVDEKDASEAKLYDFKRPTKLSKEYVNTLYMIFEDFSKYAGNSLTTQLRTNVGLKLAAIEQISYDEFIHSIPKFTLLGIFQSKPMNGIQMMEINPQFSMLMIEILCGGTEAQIGKNEEIAKKSFTDIEMSILEEVMGVFVSAFETAWQDITELNSKLESLDTNPQLLQNMSPNEPVILITLRMSIFKRSTYVNLCVPYVFFEGIIDKLSFRNWFDTDEGFNQEDNHHLKKNLETADLELEAILGQTTMTLYDFSKLEVGDVVTLDQKISDPLKLYIENQFFGKVKPGKSKDKLAIEILEFTEGEFEL, translated from the coding sequence TTGAAACAAGTATTGAGCCAACAAGAAATTGATTCATTACTAAATGCAATAGATAGTGGTGAACTCGATAATGATGAGTTGTTAGTGGACGAAAAAGACGCAAGTGAAGCCAAATTATATGATTTTAAGCGGCCGACTAAATTATCTAAAGAGTATGTTAATACGCTATATATGATTTTTGAAGACTTTTCAAAATATGCTGGCAACTCCTTAACGACTCAATTAAGAACTAACGTCGGTTTAAAATTAGCGGCAATTGAACAAATTAGTTACGATGAATTTATTCATTCTATTCCTAAGTTTACTCTATTAGGTATCTTCCAATCTAAACCAATGAATGGTATCCAAATGATGGAGATTAATCCACAATTTAGTATGCTAATGATTGAAATTCTCTGTGGTGGAACTGAAGCGCAGATTGGTAAAAATGAAGAGATTGCGAAGAAAAGTTTCACAGATATTGAGATGTCAATTTTAGAAGAAGTGATGGGCGTGTTCGTTTCAGCTTTTGAAACGGCTTGGCAGGATATTACTGAATTAAATAGTAAACTAGAAAGTTTAGACACTAATCCACAACTTTTACAAAATATGTCGCCTAATGAGCCAGTTATTTTGATTACTCTCAGGATGTCAATTTTTAAACGTAGTACCTATGTTAATCTATGTGTACCTTATGTGTTTTTTGAAGGGATTATTGACAAATTAAGCTTTCGTAATTGGTTTGATACGGATGAAGGATTTAATCAAGAAGACAACCATCATTTAAAGAAAAATTTAGAAACAGCAGATTTAGAATTAGAGGCTATTTTAGGACAAACCACAATGACTTTATATGATTTTTCAAAATTAGAAGTAGGGGACGTTGTCACATTAGATCAAAAAATTTCTGATCCGTTGAAGTTATATATCGAAAATCAATTTTTTGGTAAAGTAAAACCAGGAAAAAGTAAAGATAAGTTAGC